Part of the Pseudomonadota bacterium genome is shown below.
CCGCAAGTTAGGGACACGCGATGAACAAGATCACCATCATTGGCGCCGGCCGCGTGGGAGAATCAACGGCACAGATACTGGCGACACGGGACATGTGTCGTGAGGTGGTACTGCTCGATATACGCGACGGCGCTGCCGCCGGGGCGGCACTGGATATCCGGCAGTCAGCCGCACTGCACCGCTTCGACTGCAGGGTTACCGGTGGCGCCAGTCCTGACCTGATGGCCGGCTCGGACCTGGTCATCATCACGGCCGGATCACCGCGCAAGCCCGGCATGTCACGCAGCGATGTCCTGGAGGTAAATCGCTCTGTTATCAACGATATCCTCGACCAGGTTTTGGAGTTCGCGCCTGACTGCCTGCTGCTCATGGTCACCAACCCCGTCGACGTCCTCACCTGGCATGCCTGGAAACGTACCGGTTGGGAACGGCACCGGGTCTTCGGTCAGGCCGGCGTGCTGGATGCCGCACGCATGGCCAGCTTCATGGCGGAGCAGACTGGTATTTCGGTGCGAGACATACACACCATGGTCATCGGCGGCCATGGTGATGCCATGGTGCCACTGACCCGCTTCAGCACCATCAACGGCCTGCCGGTGCATGCGTTCGTCGACGCCAAGACCATCGAGTACATCAACGAGAAGACCCGGCATGGGGGTGCCGAGGTGCTGGAAATGCGTCAACACAGCAGCGCCTACAATGCCCCGGCAGCGGCTATCGCCACCATGGTGGACGCCATCCGCAGCAACCGCGATCGGCTACTGCCCTGCGTCTGCATACTGGATGGTGAATACGGACACCGCAATATTCCGGCAGGCGTGCCGGCCATATTGGGACGCGAAGGCATCAAGCGCGTGGTAGAGCTGCCACTCGATGAGGAAGAATCCGTCGGCTTCCAGCATTCGGTCGATAGCATCCTCGAGGATTTACAGCACATCTGATGCCGGTGCAGCCGGATGCAGGACCACGCCCGGCCTAGAACAGCTGGTCGGTTATGCTCTCCCCCGCACCTGCGGCACCAGTCGCCATAGACTGACTGGTCTTGGTCGGCACGTTTTCCTCCATGAAGGTTTCGAAAATGGCATCGCGCTGGCCGCTCGCGGCCAGCAGGCCGGTCGCCGGATCGATGCGTACAGTCACCAGCCCCTCCGGTGGCTCCTGCCTGCGCTCTTCGACACCCTGCAGCGCATAGGCCATATAGTCTATCCACATAGGCAATGCAGAACGCCCGCCGGTTTCGCCCCTGCCAAGCGGTTCAAGCCGATCGTAGCCGACCCAGGCCGTTGCGACTACCGCATGATTGAAACCGGAGAACCAGCCATCCATCTGGTCGTTCGTTGTTCCCGTCTTGCCGGCAAGATCGGAGCGACCCAGCACGCGCGCACGGGTGCCGGTGCCACGCTGGATGACATCGCGCATCATCGAGGTCATCAGCCAAACATTGCGCGGCGACAATGTCTGCTGCGCCGGCAGTGGCGGCTCCTCTGCATCCGCCGGGATACCATGATCGTCCGTCGCAAGCTCCGGCTGCTGCGGCTGTGCCGCCTCGCCCGCGGCAGTCAGCGCTTGCTCCGGCTGTTCGCATTCATGGCACACCACCTCGGGACGCGCGCGGAATATCAAGGTGCCGTTGGCATCGCGGATTTCCTTGATGAGGTAAGGTGTCACCAGGTAGCCGCCGTTGGCAAGCACGGCATAGGCCCGAGCCATCTGCAGCGGGGAAACCGAGGCGCTGCCGAGCGCCAGCGTCAGATCACGCGGCAACTGGTCGGCGGAAAATCCGAATCGCTCTGCATACTCCGCGGCATAGGAGGCGCCGATCGCACGCAGGATCCGGATGGAAACCAAGTTCCTGGATCGGTACAGGGCCTCGCGCAATCGCGTTGGACCGTAAAACTGACCGCTGTAGTTTTCCGGACGCCAGGTGGACTCAAGCTTGGGATCATCGAACACCACCGGGGCATCATTGATAATGCTCGCCGGTGTGAAGCCCTTCTCCAGCGCTGCCGAGTAGATGATTGGCTTGAAACTGGACCCGGGCTGCCGCCTGGCCTGGATGACGCGGTTGAACTTGCTGATATTGAAGTCGAAACCACCGACGAGCGCGAGTATGGCGCCATCATCCGGCTGCAGCGCAACGAGCGCGCCCTCGAGACCCGGCAACTGGGACAGTTCGTAGCGCCCCTCATTCACTTCACGCAAGCGGATGACATCCCCCGGCGTCACGACATCAGCAGCCCGCTTCGGTTCCGGCCCCATGCTGTTCGCACTGCGGTAGGCACGCGCCCAGGACAACGCCTCCCAGTCGAGCGTCAGATTTTCGCCGTCCGCCAGCAGCGCGGTGGCCGACTGTTCGCCGACATCCGTTACCAGGGCAGGGCGCAGCCCACCCACGACCGTGTAGTCCTCCAGTAACGCGGGCCAGTCGGTCTGGGGCATGGCGGCCAGATCCAGATGCGCTTCCGGACCGTGATAACCGTGACGCTTGCTGTAATCCAACAGGGCATTCCGCAGCGCCAGGTTGGCGGCCTCCTGGTGCCCGGCATCGATGGTGGTAACCACCTCGAAGCCCGAGGTATACGCCGCCGCATCGAAGCGGTTGACCATTTCGCCACGCACCATTTCCGCGACATACGGGGCGCTGGCCTCCGCGTCCACGGTGTGCAGCGAGGCATTGTCCTCCTCGGCGACGGCCGCCGCATGCGTCGCCCTGTCGATGTAGCCGAGTTGCAGCATCCGCCCCAGGATGTAGTTACGCCGATCGAGCGCGGCGCGCGGATCGGTGATCGGGTTTACCCGTGACGGCGCCTTGGGCAGGGCTGCGATCATGGCCATGCGGGCCAGGCTGAGTTCACCGATACTCTGGCCATAATATACCTGAGCAGCCGCTTCCACGCCGTAAGCGCGGTGACCGAGATAGATCTTGTTGAAGTAGAGCTCGAGTATTTCCTGCTTGCTGAGCGAATCCTCGATCCGGAATGCCAGCAAGATCTCGGTCAGCTTGCGCAGATAGGTCTTCTCGCTGGAGAGGAAGAAGTTGCGTGCCACCTGCATGGTGATGGTACTGCCGCCCTGGCGCTTCTTGCCGGTACGTGCCAGTTCCACGCCTGCGCGCAGCAACCCCGGCAGGTCTACACCCGCATGTTCGAAGAAATGATCGTCTTCAGCCGCCAGAAACGCCTTCACCAGCAGCGGCGGTACGTTGTCAATACTGATCGGCGTTCGGCGTTTCTCGCCGAACTCGGCCAGCAGCTTGTGATCGTGGGTATAGACCCGCAGAGGCTCCTGCAGACGCACATCCTTCAGCGCCTCGATCGAAGGCAGCTGGGGCTCGATCCGAATATAGATGACTGCGGCAACGATCGCCGTCAAAAAAATGCCTGTCAGCAGAAGTGAGAGCAGGTACAGCCCTGCACGGCGAAAGTTCATTTTGCGAGATGGAAACCTGTGATCGGGTTCAAGGATTACACCGGAATGGAATCATAGATTACAAATTATCTGGCGCGCTGCCTATTTTTACTAAACAAAAGCAGTGTGCGTCCGATAAGCAGTCTGGTAAGTAGCTCTGTCGAGCGAATCGTTTAATTACACATTAGTTGACAATCAGTTGGCAATGTCCTCTAATGCGGCGAACTACCTGTGCTGTACAACAGCTGGTAACTAAAGGGAAATATTGTGCTATTCGCGCAACTATTTAAGCGGACCAAACCACCCCTCATCGGTCTGGACATCAGCTCCACTGCGGTCAAACTGCTGGAACTGAGTCGGAGCGGAACCCGCTACCGGGTAGAAAGCTACGCCGTTGAGCCCCTGCCACCCAATTCCGTCGTCGAAAAGAATATTACCGACGTAGATGCCGTTGGTGAAGCAGTGCGTCGCGCCGTCAAGCGCTCCGGCACCCGCACCATGCATGCGGCGGTCGCCATCGCCGGCTCCTCGACCATCACCAAGGTCATTCCGATGCCGGCCGGCCTGAGCGAGGATGACCTGGAGAGCCAGATCAACCTCGAGGCTGACCAGTACGTGCCCTACCCGCTGGAAGAGGTCAACCTCGATTTTGAGGTGCTCGGTCCTTCGGAAAAAAGTCCGGAGATGGTGGATGTACTCCTGGCAGCCTGCCGCAGCGAAAACGTCGACATCCGCAATGCAGCCGTCGAAACCGGTGGCCTGACCACGCAGATCATGGATGTTGAATCATTCGCCAGTGAAAATGCCTTCGCCCTGCTGGCCGATCAGCTACCCGACCAGGGCGTCGGCAA
Proteins encoded:
- a CDS encoding malate dehydrogenase produces the protein MNKITIIGAGRVGESTAQILATRDMCREVVLLDIRDGAAAGAALDIRQSAALHRFDCRVTGGASPDLMAGSDLVIITAGSPRKPGMSRSDVLEVNRSVINDILDQVLEFAPDCLLLMVTNPVDVLTWHAWKRTGWERHRVFGQAGVLDAARMASFMAEQTGISVRDIHTMVIGGHGDAMVPLTRFSTINGLPVHAFVDAKTIEYINEKTRHGGAEVLEMRQHSSAYNAPAAAIATMVDAIRSNRDRLLPCVCILDGEYGHRNIPAGVPAILGREGIKRVVELPLDEEESVGFQHSVDSILEDLQHI
- a CDS encoding penicillin-binding protein 1A; this encodes MTAIVAAVIYIRIEPQLPSIEALKDVRLQEPLRVYTHDHKLLAEFGEKRRTPISIDNVPPLLVKAFLAAEDDHFFEHAGVDLPGLLRAGVELARTGKKRQGGSTITMQVARNFFLSSEKTYLRKLTEILLAFRIEDSLSKQEILELYFNKIYLGHRAYGVEAAAQVYYGQSIGELSLARMAMIAALPKAPSRVNPITDPRAALDRRNYILGRMLQLGYIDRATHAAAVAEEDNASLHTVDAEASAPYVAEMVRGEMVNRFDAAAYTSGFEVVTTIDAGHQEAANLALRNALLDYSKRHGYHGPEAHLDLAAMPQTDWPALLEDYTVVGGLRPALVTDVGEQSATALLADGENLTLDWEALSWARAYRSANSMGPEPKRAADVVTPGDVIRLREVNEGRYELSQLPGLEGALVALQPDDGAILALVGGFDFNISKFNRVIQARRQPGSSFKPIIYSAALEKGFTPASIINDAPVVFDDPKLESTWRPENYSGQFYGPTRLREALYRSRNLVSIRILRAIGASYAAEYAERFGFSADQLPRDLTLALGSASVSPLQMARAYAVLANGGYLVTPYLIKEIRDANGTLIFRARPEVVCHECEQPEQALTAAGEAAQPQQPELATDDHGIPADAEEPPLPAQQTLSPRNVWLMTSMMRDVIQRGTGTRARVLGRSDLAGKTGTTNDQMDGWFSGFNHAVVATAWVGYDRLEPLGRGETGGRSALPMWIDYMAYALQGVEERRQEPPEGLVTVRIDPATGLLAASGQRDAIFETFMEENVPTKTSQSMATGAAGAGESITDQLF
- a CDS encoding pilus assembly protein PilM; this encodes MLFAQLFKRTKPPLIGLDISSTAVKLLELSRSGTRYRVESYAVEPLPPNSVVEKNITDVDAVGEAVRRAVKRSGTRTMHAAVAIAGSSTITKVIPMPAGLSEDDLESQINLEADQYVPYPLEEVNLDFEVLGPSEKSPEMVDVLLAACRSENVDIRNAAVETGGLTTQIMDVESFASENAFALLADQLPDQGVGKTVAVIDVGATMTTLNVMHNLKSVYTRDTVFGGKQLTEEIMRRYGLSYEEAGMAKRQGGLPESYLTDVLEPFKQAMTQQASRSLQFFYSSSPHSKVDHIVLAGGSASIPGMDEMIQEKLGVETTIANPFASMSLSARVKPQALSNDAPALLIACGLALRSFD